A stretch of Elephas maximus indicus isolate mEleMax1 chromosome 20, mEleMax1 primary haplotype, whole genome shotgun sequence DNA encodes these proteins:
- the LOC126063769 gene encoding olfactory receptor 8K3-like: MDKHNLTVLNEFTLMGITDRPELQAPLFGLFLIIYMISVVGNLGIIILTKMDSRLQTPMYFFLRHLVITDLGYSTAVGPKMLVNFVMDANTISYYFCATQLAFFIVFITSELFILSAMSYDCYVAICNPLLYTVIMPQMTCWVLVVIPYLYSTIVSFLITIKIFNLSFCGYSVMRHFYCDGLHLLSLLCSNTHEIKSIILILAAFDFISSLLIVRVSYLLVLVSILRMNSAEGKHKAFSTCGSHLTVVVVFYGTLSFMYVQPKSSHSFDTDKMASIFYTLVIPMLSPLIYSLRNKDVKYALHRILGVLCNIFSQSSLYHVIHIHYAMGFKYFPVCLRRGYQAQKHR; this comes from the coding sequence atggacaaacacaatctaacagtgCTGAATGAATTCACTCTGATGGGAATCACAGACCGCCCAGAGCTGCAAGCTCCATTGTtcgggctgttcctcatcatctacatgatctcagtggtgggcaacttgggcatcatcattctcaccaagatggactccaggctacaaactcccatgtacttttttctcagacacctggttatcactgatcttggttattcgACAGCTGTGGGACCCAAAATGTTGGTAAATTTTGTTATGGATGCAAACacaatctcctattatttttgtgctacacAGCTAGCTTTCTTTATTGTGTTCATAACTAGTGAACTTtttattctgtcagcaatgtcgtatgactgctatgtggccatctgtaaccctctgctctacacagtcatcatgcCCCAAATGACATGTTGGGTGCTGGTGGTAATCCCCTATCTCTACAGCACGATTGTTTCTTTTCTCatcaccataaagatttttaatttatccttctgtggctacagtgtcatgaggcatttctactgtgacgGTCTCCACTTgttatctttgctctgctcaaacaCACATGAAATCAAATCGATCATTCTTATTTTAGCagcttttgattttatttcatcCCTCCTAATTGTTCGTGTTTCCTACCTCCTTGTTCTTGTATCCATTCTCAGAATGAACTCAGCTGAGGGCAagcacaaggccttctccacctgtggatcccatctgactgtggtggtagtgttctatgggactttaagCTTTATGTATGTACAGCCCAAGTCCAGTCATTCCTTTGATACTGATAAaatggcttccatattttacaccctggttATCCCCATGTTGAGTCCCTTGATCTACAGTTTGAGAAATAAAGATGTGAAATATGCTTTACATAGGATATTAGGAGTATTATGTaatatattttctcaaagttcactATACCATGTCATTCATATACATTATGCTATGGGCtttaaatattttcctgtgtGCCTCCGGAGGGGATACCAAGCACAAAAACACAGATAA